The following proteins come from a genomic window of Alnus glutinosa chromosome 10, dhAlnGlut1.1, whole genome shotgun sequence:
- the LOC133880380 gene encoding large ribosomal subunit protein P2y-like, whose amino-acid sequence MKVIAAYLLAVLGGNTSPSAEDLKNILGSVGAEVDDDKIELLLCEVKGKDITELIASGREKLASVPSGGGGGGGAVAATGGGGAAAGAPAAAEPKKEEKAEEKEESDDDMGFSLFD is encoded by the exons atgaAGGTGATAGCTGCATATTTGCTGGCTGTGTTGGGAGGGAACACCAGCCCTTCAGCTGAAGATTTGAAGAACATTCTTGGATCGG TGGGAGCTGAAGTTGATGATGATAAGATTGAGCTGCTCTTGTGTGAAGTCAAGGGTAAAGATATAACTGAGCTTATTGCATCTGGTAGAGAAAAATTAGCATCTGTACCttctggtggtggtggtggtggtggtgctgTTGCAGCAACAGGTGGTGGTGGTGCTGCTGCTGGTGCTCCTGCTGCAGCTGAgccaaagaaagaggaaaaggcGGAAGAGAAGGAGGAATCAGATGAT GATATGGGCTTCAGTCTCTTTGATTGA
- the LOC133880162 gene encoding serine/threonine-protein kinase D6PKL2-like — protein MQPTVDDVAEDFDNLSINSTATTSTTATTTIETKRSTSSCSETTTGSTSSIASSSAKPHAPSHDPCRDAIRRMQSENATLSLEDFRFIRRLGSGDIGSVYLVVLKGSKGCMFAAKVMDKKELVTRNKDERAKIEREILETLDHPFLPTLYATLDTPRWSCLLTEFCPGGDLHVLRQNQPDKRFDEAAVRFYASEVVVALEYLHMMGIIYRDLKPENVLIRSDGHIMLTDFDLSLKGDNSTSTAQLVSDQNPPITNPSNEYPNDPPPFATSSCILPDCIAPAVSCFHPKNKRKKRSDRRGALQIVAEPIDVRSMSFVGTHEYLAPEIVSGEGHGNAVDWWTLGIFIFELFYGVTPFKGVGHELTLTNIVARALQFPKEPTVAGPAKDLMVQLLIKDPTRRMGSTMGATAIKHHPFFDGVNWALLRCTKPPYIPRPVACRESTGVDDGTEKSVEFY, from the exons ATGCAACCAACTGTTGATGATGTCGCAGAAGATTTCGACAATCTCAGCATCAACTCTACCGCTACTACCTCCACCACTGCCACCACCACTATCGAAACAAAGCGAAGCACAAGTTCGTGCTCCGAAACGACCACAGGGAGTACCTCGAGCATCGCCTCTTCCTCCGCCAAGCCCCATGCGCCCTCCCACGACCCGTGTCGGGATGCAATTCGTCGCATGCAATCCGAAAACGCCACGCTTAGCCTTGAGGACTTTCGCTTCATCCGCCGTCTCGGCAGCGGCGATATAGGCAGTGTGTACCTTGTTGTGCTAAAGGGGAGCAAAGGGTGCATGTTCGCTGCTAAAGTGATGGACAAGAAAGAGTTGGTGACGAGGAACAAAGATGAGAGGGCAAAGATAGAGAGGGAGATATTGGAGACGTTGGACCACCCTTTTTTGCCCACACTCTATGCCACTCTAGACACACCTAGGTGGTCTTGTCTTTTGACGGAGTTCTGTCCCGGCGGCGACCTCCACGTGCTCCGCCAAAACCAGCCGGACAAACGGTTCGACGAGGCTGCCGTACG GTTCTATGCCTCAGAAGTTGTGGTTGCTCTAGAGTAcctacacatgatggggattaTCTACCGCGATCTCAAGCCTGAAAATGTACTCATAAGATCGGACGGTCACATAATGCTGACAGATTTTGATCTATCATTAAAAGGCGATAATTCGACATCAACCGCGCAGCTTGTTTCTGACCAAAACCCACCAATCACAAATCCCTCTAATGAATACCCCAATGACCCACCTCCATTTGCCACCTCATCATGCATTCTACCCGATTGTATTGCACCAGCTGTCTCGTGCTTCCACCCGAAAAACAAGCGTAAAAAAAGGTCAGACCGTCGTGGGGCCCTCCAAATTGTGGCGGAGCCGATCGATGTCCGGTCGATGTCGTTTGTCGGGACCCATGAGTACTTGGCGCCGGAGATTGTATCGGGGGAAGGGCATGGCAATGCAGTGGATTGGTGGACACTAGGGattttcatatttgaattaTTCTATGGTGTGACACCATTTAAAGGTGTTGGCCATGAGTTAACCCTAACAAATATTGTGGCTCGAGCCCTACAATTCCCCAAGGAGCCAACTGTGGCGGGTCCAGCTAAGGACTTGATGGTACAACTTTTGATCAAGGACCCTACAAGGCGAATGGGGTCCACAATGGGTGCTACAGCAATCAAACACCACCCATTTTTTGATGGGGTCAATTGGGCGTTATTAAGATGTACGAAGCCACCCTACATTCCACGTCCGGTAGCTTGTCGGGAGTCCACGGGCGTTGATGATGGAACAGAGAAATCAGTAGAGTTTTACTAG
- the LOC133879672 gene encoding neutral/alkaline invertase 3, chloroplastic-like encodes MGTSEAVLQVLSGAVPRLFCGDPYFSASDSRCAFKFPLKCSRRRASSYLQFLKYSSMQQYGVRGIGSSFPGSTKVDHSWLHSCKCQKAESVSGVTTEDGNGAWFVDNAKKLNPIDSMVNAPNVLEFQDLQQLKEEKEVFTSSGANGALRDTFHGLNIDSIEDEAWELLRESMVYYCGSPIGTIAAKDPTSSNVLNYDHVFIRDFIPSGIAFLLKGEYDIVRNFILHTLQLQSWEKTMDCHSPGQGLMPASFKVRTVPLDGDDSATEEVLDPDFGEAAIGRVAPVDSGLWWIILLRAYGKCSEDLSVQERVDVQTGIKMILRLCLADGFDMFPTLLVTDGPCMIDRRMGIHGHPLEIQALFYSALLCAREMLAPEDGSADLLRALNNRLVALSFHIREYYWIDLRKLNEIYRYKTEEYSYDAVNKFNIYPDQIPPWLVEWMPNKGGYLIGNLQPAHMDFRFFSLGNLWSVVSSVATVDQSHAILDLIEAKWADLVADMPFKICYPALEGQEWQIITGSDPKNTPWSYHNAGSWPTLLWQLTVACIKMNRPEIAARAVEIAEKRISRDKWPEYYDTKRARFIGKQSRLFQTWSIAGYLVAKLLLADPSKAKILVTEEDSELVNAFSCMISANPRRKRGLKNSKQTYIV; translated from the exons ATGGGCACTTCTGAAGCTGTTCTACAAGTTTTGTCTGGGGCTGTACCTCGTCTTTTTTGTGGTGACCCGTATTTTAGCGCATCAGATTCAAGATGTGCTTTTAAGTTCCCTTTAAAATGTTCAAGGAGAAGGGCCTCAAGTTATTTGCAATTTCTCAAGTATTCAAGTATGCAACAATATGGAGTTCGAGGGATTGGCAGTAGTTTTCCTGGAAGTACAAAAGTTGATCATTCTTGGCTTCATAGTTGCAAATGCCAAAAGGCTGAGAGTGTAAGCGGGGTAACTACTGAAGATGGAAATGGGGCTTGGTTTGTGGACAATGCAAAGAAATTGAATCCCATAGACAGTATGGTGAATGCGCCAAATGTTCTGGAGTTTCAGGATCTTCAACAGTTGAAAGAGGAAAAGGaggtttttacatctagtggtGCAAATGGAGCACTCAGAGACACCTTTCACGGTCTCAATATTGATTCCATTGAGGATGAAGCATGGGAATTACTCCGGGAGTCTATGGTTTATTATTGTGGTAGTCCTATAGGAACAATTGCTGCAAAAGACCCAACTAGTTCCAATGTGTTGAATTATGATCATGTTTTTATTCGAGATTTCATACCTTCTGGTATAGCTTTCCTATTGAAGGGGGAGTATGATATTGTTCGAAACTTCATCCTTCATACGCTTCAATTGCAG AGCTGGGAGAAAACTATGGATTGTCACAGTCCTGGTCAAGGATTGATGCCTGCTAGCTTCAAGGTGCGCACAGTTCCCCTGGATGGTGATGATTCTGCTACAGAAGAGGTATTGGATCCTGACTTTGGAGAGGCAGCCATTGGCCGTGTTGCACCAGTTGATTCTG GATTATGGTGGATTATTTTATTACGTGCCTATGGAAAATGCTCGGAGGACCTCTCTGTTCAGGAGAGAGTTGATGTGCAAACAGGAATTAAAATGATTCTAAGGTTATGTCTTGCTGATGGTTTTGATATGTTCCCTACATTATTAGTGACAGATGGTCCCTGTATGATAGATCGCCGAATGGGAATTCATGGCCACCCTTTGGAAATACAG GCACTATTTTATTCAGCATTACTTTGCGCACGTGAAATGCTTGCTCCAGAGGATGGATCAGCTGATCTTCTGCGGGCACTGAACAATCGTCTGGTAGCTCTGTCATTCCATATCAGAGAGTATTATTGGATTGATTTGAGAAAACTAAATGAGATTTACCGTTATAAGACTGAAGAGTACTCATATGATGCAGTTAACAAGTTCAATATTTACCCGGATCAAATTCCTCCTTGGTTGGTGGAATGGATGCCCAATAAAGGTGGCTATCTAATTGGAAACTTGCAACCAGCTCACATGGATTTCCGATTTTTTTCTCTGGGAAACTTGTGGTCTGTTGTGAGCAGTGTTGCAACAGTGGATCAGTCACATGCCATATTAGATCTCATTGAAGCCAAATGGGCAGATTTGGTAGCAGATATGCCATTTAAGATATGTTATCCTGCTCTTGAAGGTCAGGAGTGGCAGATTATCACGGGAAGTGATCCTAAGAACAC CCCTTGGTCCTACCACAATGCAGGTTCTTGGCCAACTCTACTCTGGCAG CTTACAGTCGCATGCATAAAGATGAACAGACCAGAAATTGCAGCGAGAGCTGTCGAGATTGCTGAGAAACGCATATCACGAGACAAGTGGCCTGAATATTACGACACTAAAAGGGCAAGGTTCATTGGAAAACAGTCACGCCTGTTCCAGACCTGGTCAATTGCAGGATACCTTGTGGCAAAGCTCCTGCTTGCTGACCCAAGTAAAGCCAAGATTCTGGTAACCGAAGAGGATTCTGAACTTGTCAATGCCTTCTCTTGCATGATCAGCGCCAACCCAAGAAGGAAGCGCGGTCTGAAGAATTCGAAACAGACCTATATAGTATGA